The following coding sequences lie in one Populus trichocarpa isolate Nisqually-1 chromosome 14, P.trichocarpa_v4.1, whole genome shotgun sequence genomic window:
- the LOC18105157 gene encoding 60S ribosomal protein L15, whose amino-acid sequence MGAYKYVSELWRKKQSDVMRFLQRVRCWEYRQHPSIVRVTHPTRPDKARRLGYKAKQGYVVYRIRVRRGGRKRPVPKGIVYGKPTNQGVTQLKFQRSKRSVAEERAGRKLGGLKVLNSYWINEDSTYKYFEVILVDAAHNAIRNDPRINWICNPVHKHRELRGLTSAGKKYRGLRGRGHLHHKARPSRRATWKRNQTLSLRRYR is encoded by the exons ATGG GGGCTTATAAGTATGTTTCGGAGCTATGGAGGAAGAAACAGTCAGACGTTATGAGGTTTCTGCAGAGGGTGAGGTGCTGGGAATACCGGCAACATCCTTCAATTGTGCGTGTCACTCATCCTACTCGTCCTGATAAGGCTCGCCGTTTGGGTTACAAGGCAAAGCAG GGGTACGTGGTCTATCGCATTCGTGTGAGACGTGGTGGAAGGAAGAGGCCAGTTCCTAAGGGTATTGTTTATGGCAAGCCAACAAATCAGGGTGTTACACAGCTCAAGTTCCAGCGTAGCAAGAGATCTGTTGCCGAGGAGCGTGCAGGAAGGAAATTAGGTGGTCTCAAAGTTCTCAACTCATATTGGATTAATGAG gaTTCCACTTACAAATATTTTGAGGTCATCCTGGTCGATGCTGCTCACAATGCTATTCGCAATGATCCAAGGATCAACTGGATCTGCAATCCTGTCCACAAACACAGAGAGCTTCGTGGTCTCACATCTGCTGGAAAGAAGTACAGGGGTCTCCGAGGAAGGGGACACTTGCACCACAAGGCACGGCCTTCCAGGAGGGCAACATGGAAAAGGAACCAAACTCTTTCTCTCCGCCGCTATCGGTGA